The region CTCCTCCATTCACAACTTCCATCACTTGACTGAGCTGTCCATCCAGACTCTAAAAGAAACTGAAGAAGCAGTATCCATGACCAACACGATGACATCAACGGTCCTCATCAGCTTCCTGGCCTGTCTGCTCCTGGCCAATGTTGAAGGTAACATCTCTGAAATATCTTGAATTATATTCCTAATATCGTTGACATCTTTATTAGAAGTCTGTAGCATACAAAGCAACTTGCAAAGCCAGGGAGAAGTGTAGTAAAATAATAGGTTTGATTTCTGACTGAAGAGTTTAGTTCTTAGCTGCAATAATGCCATAACCAAACCTGCCATAAACTGTTCTTGTCATCTCCAGGCCAGGTGGGTCATTCTAAAGCTCGGTGCCTGTGTCTGAATGGACTGGTGAACCGTGTTAAACCTCTTCACATTGAGAAGCTCGAGGTGTACACTTCCAGCCACTCCTGCAGGAACATGGAGATCATGTaagaagtctgtctgtctgtctgtctgtctgtctgtctgtctgtctgtctgtctgtctgtctgtctgtctgtctgtctgtctgtctgtctgtctgtctgtctgtaccataTTAATATCAGTGCATATTATGACCAGCTCAGTA is a window of Oncorhynchus mykiss isolate Arlee chromosome 11, USDA_OmykA_1.1, whole genome shotgun sequence DNA encoding:
- the LOC118937412 gene encoding C-X-C motif chemokine 11-1-like: MTNTMTSTVLISFLACLLLANVEGQVGHSKARCLCLNGLVNRVKPLHIEKLEVYTSSHSCRNMEIIVTLKNGEGKKCLNPEAPFAKKTIEKIMKNRRSVQ